The DNA region GCTCTGCCTCATGCGCGCCAGCGGCCGGCTCGTCTGGCGGCTTTAGGAAGGCGCGTCTACCCCGTGGGCCAGGATGAGCTGGCCGGTCGCCATCTCCTGCCGCAGGGGACGGATGCGGCTGTACCCTTCGGACTCGTACCAGGCGCGGGCGTGCTCGGCGGAGGGAAAGGCGAGGACCACCACCCGCTCCGGCGCCGTGCCCTCCAGCGCCTCAGGCTGACCGCCCCGCACGAGGAACTGGCCGCCGTGAGGTTCGAGGGTCACGGATACTTGGCGCGAGTAGGTGGGGTAACCCTCGGGGTCCTGCACGTCGATCAGGCCGATGATGTAGACGGTCACGCTTCCTCCCGAAGCTCCGGGCTGGAGACCCGAGTCGAATCCCGTTCCGGCCGGTATATCTGCCCCTTGAAAAGGGCAAAAGGCGGAGTTTCCCCCACCATTCACACCGTCGTCTCGCTCTCCAGTCGGCTCTTGCCCACGCCTGCGACGATCTGATTGATGGCGTGCAGCCAGGCCCGCGCACTCGCCTCCACCACGTCGGTCGCCAGGCCGATGCCCATAACGGTGAGGCCGCCGAAGCGCACGCCCGCGCTGACCTCGCCCAGCGCCTCGTTGCCGCGCGTGACGCTTTGCAGGCGGTACGTCTCCAGCTCCGGCGTGATGCCGGTGGCCTGGGAGATCGCGTTCATGGCGGCGGCCACCGGGCCGTCCCCGGTCGAGGCCGCCTCGCGCAGGCCGTCCGGGGTTTCCAGCCGCACGGTCGCGGTCGGCGTGACGTGGGTGCCGCTCAGGACTTGCAGGCTGGCGAGGTGGAAGGTCTGCGCGACCTCGGCCCCGGCCTCCACCAGGGCACGCAGGTCGTCGGCGTAGATCTGGCCCTTGCGGTCGGCGAGTTCCTTGAAACGGGTGAACAGCACGCCCAGCGCCTCGTCGTTCAGGCCGAAGTCGTTCGTCCCATCGGTGAGGTATCCCAGGTCCGCCAGCGCCTTGCGGAAGGCAGCGCGCCCGCTGTGCTTGCCCATGACCATGACCGCCGCCTCGCGCCCCACGAGTTCGGCGTTCATGATCTCGTACGTTTCCTTGTGCTTGAGCACGCCGTCTTGATGAATCCCGCTCTCGTGCGCGAAGGCATTTTCCCCCACGATGGCCTTGTTGGGCTGCACGGGCATCCCGGTCAGGCGCGAGACCAGGCGCGACACCCGGTTGATCTCGCGGGTATGAATTCCGGTCTGCGCCTGGTAGTGGTCGCGGCGGGTGTGAATCGCCATCACGACCTCTTCCAGCGAGGTGTTCCCGGCGCGCTCCCCGATCCCGTTGACGGTACATTCGATCTGGGTAGCCCCGTTCTCGACCGCCGCCAGCGCGTTCGCGGTCGCCATGCCCAGGTCGTCGTGGCAGTGCGTGCTGATCTCCACCGGCCGTCCCCCCACGATCTCGTCGCGTACGCGCGCGATCAGGGCGCCGTACTCCTGCGGCGTGCCGTACCCCACGGTGTCGGGAATGTTGATGACGGTCGCGCCCGCCTCGATGGCCGCGCGGTACAGCCGGACCACGAAATCGAAGTCCGCCCGCATCACGTCCTGGCCGCTGAACTCCACGTCGTCGGTGAACTGCCGTGCCAGGCGAACGGCCCCCACGCTCGACTCGATGACCTGCTCGGGCGTCTTGCGCAGCATGTGCTCGATCTGAATGGTGCTGGCCGAGGTGAAGACGTGGATGCGGGACCGGGCCGCCGCCTCCAGCGCCCGCGCCGCCCGCTCGATGTCCGCCCGCGCCGTGCGCGCCAGCCCGCAGATCACCGGGCCGCGCACCTCGCGCGAGATCCGGGAGACGCACTCGAAGTCCCCGTCGCTGGTGATGGGAAACCCCGCCTCGATCACGTCCACCCCCAGCCGGGCGAGTTGGTGCGCGATTTCCAGCTTCTGCGCGTGGTTCAGCGCCACGCCCGGTGACTGCTCCCCGTCACGCAGGGTGGTGTCGAAGATGTGGATGCGCCGCAGGTCGGTGGGTTGCTGGGTCATGGCAGGCTCCTGAAGGATGAGAGGGGCGGACAAAGAAAAAGCCCCGGAGGGCGGTTCCTCCGGGGGGTTCAACGGTTCCTCGCCGCTCACTCCACCGGAGGAACGCCAAGAAGAAGCAGGCCGAACACGTTCATGGAGGGCACTCTACTCACAGTCAGGCGCCCAGGGCAAGGGGCCACGTCTAAACCGCTTTACGAAGGCGTCAGGCGCAGTGGCCCCGGCAGCCGGGGAAACACCCGCAGCCGGGGGTCGGGGTGGAGGCCCACCCGATGCACGCAGGCGCTCAGCCGGGTGACTTCCGGGTGGGGGGCGGGCCGCGCCGGGCTGGACAGCGCCCACCGCCCATTCCCCCCGGGAACCCGGACGACGACGAGGCGGGCGTTCTCGGGGAGGTCGCAGGGGTGCGCCACGCCGGGCGGTTCGTTCGGGGCGAAGCCCACGGCGAAGGCGAGGGCGCCGCCGTACGTCCAGGCCCGCAGCGGCCCGGCGGGGGAGGCCACGGTCGGATGCGCCTCCCGCCACGCCCGGGGCAGGCCCGGCACCTGCGCGAGGACGCCCAGCAGCACCGCCCCCGCCACGCCCGCCGCGAGGCCGTCGAGCGGCGAGCGCCGCCAGCGGGGCTTCTCGCCGTGAATCGCCTCGTGGACGAACCGTGCGCCGAACACCGCCAGCACCGCCACCAAGGCGAGCAGGAGGGCCGCCGTGATCCCGGTCCCCGGCTCCGGGCGGGCGAACAGGTCAGAGAGGACCGACGCCAGGATGGGGAGGAGCACCTGGGCGCACACGACGAGCGCCGCGAGGTTCAACCACACAATTACCTTCTCCCACACGCGCGGCAGGGCACCGGGGCGGGGCGGGGCCTCTCCCCGCCGCCCGAAGAACCCCCCCTCCCCGCTCAGGAAGGCGGGC from Deinococcus aetherius includes:
- a CDS encoding DUF1330 domain-containing protein, producing the protein MTVYIIGLIDVQDPEGYPTYSRQVSVTLEPHGGQFLVRGGQPEALEGTAPERVVVLAFPSAEHARAWYESEGYSRIRPLRQEMATGQLILAHGVDAPS
- a CDS encoding 2-isopropylmalate synthase, translated to MTQQPTDLRRIHIFDTTLRDGEQSPGVALNHAQKLEIAHQLARLGVDVIEAGFPITSDGDFECVSRISREVRGPVICGLARTARADIERAARALEAAARSRIHVFTSASTIQIEHMLRKTPEQVIESSVGAVRLARQFTDDVEFSGQDVMRADFDFVVRLYRAAIEAGATVINIPDTVGYGTPQEYGALIARVRDEIVGGRPVEISTHCHDDLGMATANALAAVENGATQIECTVNGIGERAGNTSLEEVVMAIHTRRDHYQAQTGIHTREINRVSRLVSRLTGMPVQPNKAIVGENAFAHESGIHQDGVLKHKETYEIMNAELVGREAAVMVMGKHSGRAAFRKALADLGYLTDGTNDFGLNDEALGVLFTRFKELADRKGQIYADDLRALVEAGAEVAQTFHLASLQVLSGTHVTPTATVRLETPDGLREAASTGDGPVAAAMNAISQATGITPELETYRLQSVTRGNEALGEVSAGVRFGGLTVMGIGLATDVVEASARAWLHAINQIVAGVGKSRLESETTV